In the Pseudomonas sp. ADAK2 genome, one interval contains:
- a CDS encoding ABC transporter ATP-binding protein codes for MNAPIVSFNHVGKSFDVDGFELEAIREFNLEIAEGEFVAIVGSSGCGKSTLLRLLVGLDTQFRGQITVDGKAVSGIGGERGIVFQEHRLFPWLTVADNIGLGLVNEQLSAEQKQKRVDDFIELVGLKDFTRAYPHQLSGGMAQRVAIARGLVASPRILLLDEPFGALDALTRQQMQDELLAIRSRAKITTILVTHDVEEAIFLADRVVVMEPRPGRIKQVVDIALSHPRQRSSFDFHQLREELLHELTSDDHYQPTVPVQIRDLPLSFIAC; via the coding sequence ATGAACGCACCGATTGTCAGCTTCAATCACGTGGGCAAATCCTTCGACGTCGATGGTTTTGAGCTGGAGGCGATTCGCGAATTCAATCTGGAGATTGCCGAGGGCGAATTCGTTGCCATCGTCGGTTCCAGTGGCTGTGGCAAGTCCACGTTGCTGCGGCTGCTGGTGGGCCTTGATACGCAGTTTCGCGGGCAGATCACCGTGGACGGCAAAGCGGTCAGCGGCATCGGTGGCGAGCGCGGCATCGTGTTTCAGGAACACCGTTTGTTTCCGTGGCTGACGGTGGCCGACAACATCGGCCTGGGCCTGGTCAACGAACAACTGAGTGCCGAACAGAAGCAAAAACGCGTAGACGATTTTATCGAGTTGGTCGGCCTCAAAGACTTCACCCGCGCCTACCCGCACCAACTCTCCGGCGGCATGGCGCAACGGGTCGCAATCGCTCGCGGCCTGGTCGCCAGCCCACGGATTCTGCTGCTGGACGAACCCTTCGGCGCCCTCGATGCCCTGACCCGTCAGCAAATGCAGGACGAGCTTTTGGCAATTCGCAGTCGAGCAAAAATCACCACGATCCTCGTTACTCATGACGTCGAGGAAGCGATCTTCCTCGCCGACCGCGTGGTGGTGATGGAGCCGCGTCCCGGACGGATCAAGCAAGTGGTCGACATCGCCCTGTCCCACCCGCGCCAGCGCAGCAGTTTCGACTTCCACCAATTGCGCGAAGAGCTGCTGCACGAACTCACCAGCGACGATCACTACCAACCGACCGTGCCGGTGCAGATCCGCGACCTGCCGCTGTCCTTCATTGCCTGCTGA
- a CDS encoding LysR family transcriptional regulator: MDLRQLRYFIALNEHRSFVRAADAMGITQPAFSRSIQGLEQEFGCVLVDRGNKDLRPTPEGQVVLQHALTLVQGAALLNAEVTQMTKLDAGELRFGCGPAPAVKLVPDAVAQFINAHPKVRTCFQVDNWEKLSRALSREEIEFFIADIRHFEADPNFQTQALTPKRGVFFCRPGHPLLVKDSLSTNDMFDYPLATTLIPPGIRKLLANLSGRMDFSPTIETEHFPALVKIVLQSNAIGIGTEEAFVEDIAQGSLVLLHWRNLPQNVESMNARCGIVSRTGFRLSPAARAMIETLVAVDKQQIAVAVGQ; encoded by the coding sequence ATGGATCTTCGCCAGTTGCGCTACTTCATCGCCCTTAACGAACACCGCAGTTTTGTCCGCGCGGCCGACGCCATGGGCATCACTCAACCGGCGTTCAGCCGCAGCATTCAAGGGCTGGAGCAAGAGTTCGGTTGTGTGCTGGTGGACCGTGGCAACAAGGATTTGCGCCCGACACCCGAAGGTCAGGTGGTGCTGCAACACGCCTTGACCCTGGTGCAAGGCGCGGCGCTGCTCAACGCTGAAGTGACGCAAATGACCAAGCTCGATGCTGGCGAGTTGCGCTTCGGCTGCGGCCCGGCGCCAGCGGTGAAACTGGTGCCGGACGCGGTGGCGCAATTCATCAATGCGCACCCGAAAGTGCGCACCTGTTTCCAGGTGGATAACTGGGAAAAACTCAGCCGAGCGCTGAGCCGTGAAGAGATCGAATTCTTCATCGCCGACATCCGCCATTTCGAGGCTGACCCGAACTTCCAGACCCAGGCTTTGACGCCCAAACGCGGGGTATTTTTCTGTCGGCCGGGGCATCCGCTGTTGGTCAAGGACAGCCTGTCGACCAACGACATGTTCGACTATCCGCTGGCGACCACGTTGATCCCGCCGGGCATTCGCAAACTGTTGGCGAACCTCAGTGGCCGGATGGATTTTTCACCGACCATCGAGACCGAGCACTTTCCGGCGCTGGTGAAGATTGTGCTGCAGTCGAATGCGATTGGCATCGGCACGGAAGAGGCGTTTGTCGAAGACATTGCCCAGGGTTCGCTGGTGCTGCTGCACTGGCGCAATTTGCCGCAGAACGTCGAGAGCATGAACGCGCGGTGCGGGATTGTCAGTCGTACCGGGTTCCGGTTGTCGCCGGCCGCGCGGGCAATGATTGAGACGTTGGTGGCGGTGGATAAGCAGCAGATCGCTGTCGCGGTCGGACAGTGA
- a CDS encoding ABC transporter substrate-binding protein — protein MNRPFKRVISLFAIPALAGLLAFTAHADELKEIRIAVPDLSAGTQHSGGGITDVLRDQQIFEKAFADQGIKIQWSFFKGAGPVINEAFANGQVDLAYLGDLAAIIGKSNGLDTRLLSASARGVKQYLGVVPGSGIKTLQDLKGKRVAIFRGTATQLSFDAALASQGLSEKDVKVINLDFNGAVAALAAKQIDASWGSSGLTALKAKGLAELPLNTKDLGGAGSVQAVLVGSGKFVDEHPDVVAKLLKAQQQAVEWLTQDSNKEAYIQLVSGLASYPPLILQQDLQDQKLSEVFPSTLDPVFLGKLQDAVDLASQQKLIRKPFKVTDWVVPELAAAKL, from the coding sequence ATGAATCGTCCCTTCAAACGTGTCATCAGTCTGTTTGCCATACCGGCCCTGGCGGGGTTGCTGGCGTTCACCGCCCACGCCGACGAACTCAAGGAAATCAGGATCGCCGTGCCCGACCTCAGCGCCGGTACCCAGCACAGTGGCGGCGGAATAACAGACGTTCTGCGCGACCAGCAGATCTTTGAGAAAGCCTTCGCCGACCAAGGGATCAAGATTCAGTGGAGCTTCTTCAAAGGCGCTGGCCCGGTGATCAACGAAGCGTTCGCCAACGGTCAGGTGGATCTGGCTTACCTCGGAGATCTCGCGGCGATCATCGGCAAGTCCAATGGCCTGGACACCCGCCTGCTCAGCGCCTCCGCACGTGGCGTGAAACAGTATCTGGGCGTGGTGCCGGGTTCGGGGATCAAGACGTTGCAAGACCTGAAAGGCAAACGCGTGGCGATCTTCCGTGGCACCGCCACGCAGTTGTCGTTCGATGCGGCGCTGGCCAGCCAGGGTTTGAGCGAGAAGGACGTGAAGGTCATCAATCTGGACTTCAACGGTGCGGTGGCGGCGTTGGCCGCCAAGCAGATCGATGCGTCCTGGGGCAGCTCCGGGTTGACCGCGTTGAAGGCCAAAGGTCTGGCCGAATTGCCGTTGAACACCAAGGATCTGGGAGGCGCGGGCAGTGTGCAGGCGGTGTTGGTGGGCTCCGGCAAGTTTGTCGACGAGCATCCCGACGTTGTCGCGAAACTGTTGAAAGCGCAGCAGCAAGCGGTGGAGTGGCTGACTCAGGACAGCAACAAGGAGGCGTACATTCAGTTGGTGTCGGGGCTGGCGAGCTATCCGCCATTGATTCTTCAGCAGGATTTGCAGGATCAGAAATTGAGCGAAGTGTTCCCGTCGACGCTGGACCCGGTGTTCCTCGGCAAATTGCAGGATGCGGTGGACCTGGCGTCGCAGCAGAAGCTGATTCGCAAACCGTTCAAGGTGACCGATTGGGTGGTGCCTGAATTGGCTGCGGCCAAGCTCTAA
- a CDS encoding TauD/TfdA dioxygenase family protein translates to MSNAALAVKPAVHALEIHPVAGRIGAEIRGVQLSGELDADTVEAIQQALVQYKVVFFREQTQLDDQSQEAFAHLLGEPVAHPTVPVRDGTRYLLELDGAEGQRANSWHTDVTFVDAYPKASILRSVVAPAFGGDTFWANTATAYNELAPELRELADKLTAVHSNEYDYAGAKPDVSAEKLERYRKIFTSTVYETEHPVVRVHPISGEKSLLLGHFVKRIKGYSQADSAHLFGLLQSHVTRLENTVRWRWKAGDVAIWDNRSTQHYAVDDYGTQDRVVRRVTLKGEVPVGVAGQRSQTIKGI, encoded by the coding sequence ATGAGCAATGCCGCTTTAGCTGTAAAACCCGCTGTTCACGCGCTTGAGATCCATCCGGTGGCCGGTCGGATCGGCGCCGAGATCCGTGGCGTGCAACTTTCCGGTGAGCTGGACGCCGACACTGTCGAAGCGATCCAGCAGGCGCTGGTCCAGTACAAAGTCGTGTTCTTCCGCGAGCAGACCCAGCTCGACGATCAGAGCCAGGAAGCCTTCGCCCACTTGCTCGGCGAACCGGTGGCGCACCCGACCGTGCCGGTGCGTGACGGCACCCGTTACCTGCTGGAACTGGACGGCGCGGAAGGCCAGCGCGCCAACTCCTGGCACACCGACGTGACCTTCGTCGACGCCTACCCGAAAGCCTCGATCCTGCGCTCGGTAGTGGCACCGGCGTTCGGCGGCGATACGTTCTGGGCCAACACGGCCACCGCCTACAACGAACTGGCGCCGGAGTTGCGCGAACTGGCGGACAAACTCACCGCCGTGCACAGCAACGAATACGACTATGCTGGCGCCAAGCCTGATGTGTCGGCGGAGAAGCTGGAGCGCTACCGCAAGATCTTCACCTCCACCGTTTACGAGACCGAGCACCCAGTGGTGCGTGTGCATCCGATCAGCGGTGAGAAGAGCTTGTTGCTGGGGCATTTCGTGAAGCGCATCAAGGGTTACTCACAAGCGGATTCGGCGCATTTATTTGGCTTGTTGCAGAGCCATGTCACACGCCTGGAAAACACCGTGCGCTGGCGCTGGAAGGCGGGTGATGTGGCGATCTGGGATAACCGCTCCACCCAGCATTACGCGGTGGACGATTATGGGACTCAGGATCGGGTGGTTCGGCGGGTGACCTTGAAGGGCGAAGTGCCGGTGGGCGTGGCGGGACAGCGCAGTCAAACTATCAAAGGGATTTGA
- a CDS encoding ABC transporter permease, whose product MARVSLLSLPLAAPPLNGRRLWPSLSQRLLPWLLPISLFALWWLASRNHWMSEQILPAPSLVWSSAVELSQGELWSHLWISLQRLFWGLLAGISVGAALGAALGFSPRLERLVFPTFAGLAQVPTLAWIPLFMVFFGIGEVLKLVVLVKAIVVPVTLHTLVGVRDAQPKLREAAAVLRLPTRLLIRRLILPAALPAFMAGVRLALAAGWTSLLAVELLASSEGIGYLMVWARQLFMLDIVFVVIVVIGVIGVAMDRGIGLLDKKLVHWPHPATAEIRRGPRYAGWQRVQPWLVPLALLVLWQVTTDQQWIDGNILVSPLAVLETTWHGLLDGTLIGGMALSLGRTLGGLLLGGGLGFALGLLLGLSRTSERVLGPTLAAIRQIAIFAWVPLLTAWFGLGELAKWVFVALAAFFPLFIATQRSVANLSPQLNEAAQVLRLNLGQRLRRLVLPGAAPGIFAGLRLSLIYAWLGTIGAEYFMPSNGGIGSQMIGAQQLLRMDLIMAGMLLVGLTGALLNLIGQRLEIRATRWRHA is encoded by the coding sequence ATGGCCCGTGTTTCCCTTCTCAGCCTGCCGCTGGCCGCACCGCCGCTCAATGGCCGGCGCCTATGGCCAAGCCTGAGCCAACGCCTGTTGCCCTGGTTACTGCCGATCAGCCTGTTCGCCCTCTGGTGGCTGGCCAGCCGCAATCACTGGATGAGCGAGCAGATCCTGCCAGCGCCCTCGCTGGTCTGGAGCAGCGCGGTCGAGCTGTCCCAAGGCGAGTTATGGAGCCATCTATGGATCAGCCTGCAACGCCTGTTCTGGGGCTTGCTTGCCGGGATCAGCGTCGGTGCCGCCCTGGGCGCCGCGCTGGGTTTCAGTCCGCGCCTGGAGCGGTTGGTGTTCCCGACATTCGCCGGGTTGGCGCAGGTGCCGACCCTGGCGTGGATTCCGTTGTTCATGGTGTTTTTCGGCATCGGCGAAGTGTTGAAACTGGTGGTGCTGGTCAAGGCCATTGTGGTGCCGGTGACCCTGCACACCCTGGTCGGCGTACGCGATGCACAACCCAAACTGCGCGAAGCTGCCGCCGTACTGCGCCTGCCCACCCGCTTGTTGATCCGGCGCCTCATTTTGCCTGCCGCACTCCCTGCCTTTATGGCCGGCGTGCGGCTCGCGCTGGCGGCCGGTTGGACGTCGTTGCTGGCCGTCGAACTGCTGGCGTCCAGCGAAGGCATCGGTTACCTGATGGTCTGGGCGCGGCAGTTGTTCATGCTCGACATCGTCTTCGTGGTGATCGTGGTCATTGGCGTGATTGGCGTGGCGATGGATCGCGGCATCGGGTTGCTGGATAAAAAACTGGTGCACTGGCCGCATCCCGCCACTGCCGAAATTCGTCGCGGGCCGCGTTATGCCGGTTGGCAGCGCGTGCAGCCGTGGCTGGTGCCGCTGGCGCTGCTGGTGTTGTGGCAAGTGACCACGGATCAGCAATGGATCGACGGGAATATTCTGGTCAGCCCATTGGCCGTTTTAGAAACCACCTGGCACGGTTTGCTCGACGGCACCTTGATCGGCGGCATGGCCCTGAGCCTGGGCCGCACCCTCGGCGGTTTGCTGCTGGGCGGCGGACTCGGCTTTGCGCTGGGCTTGCTGCTGGGGCTGTCGCGCACCAGTGAGCGGGTGCTCGGCCCGACCCTCGCCGCGATCCGCCAGATCGCGATTTTCGCCTGGGTGCCGCTGCTCACCGCGTGGTTCGGTCTGGGGGAACTGGCCAAGTGGGTATTCGTCGCCCTCGCCGCGTTTTTCCCGCTGTTCATCGCCACCCAACGCAGCGTCGCCAACCTCTCGCCGCAACTCAACGAAGCAGCGCAAGTGCTGCGCCTGAATCTCGGCCAGCGCCTGCGTCGTCTGGTCTTGCCCGGTGCCGCGCCGGGGATTTTCGCCGGCCTGCGCCTGAGCCTGATCTACGCCTGGCTCGGCACCATCGGCGCCGAATATTTCATGCCGTCCAATGGCGGCATCGGCAGCCAGATGATCGGCGCGCAACAACTGCTGCGCATGGACCTGATCATGGCCGGCATGCTCTTGGTGGGCCTGACCGGCGCCCTGCTCAACCTCATTGGCCAACGCCTGGAAATCCGCGCTACCCGCTGGAGACACGCATGA